CCCGGTATTGGTTGATGCCGATGATGGATACGGTGACGCCAAGAATGTAAGTCACACAATCCATCTCTACGAAAGCATCGGCGCTTCCGCTCTCTTCATCGAGGACCAGCAACCTCCGAAACGTTGCGGCCACATGGCGGGCAAGAAAGTCGTCGCTGCAGAATATATGGAAAACAAGATCCGTGCAGCCGTGGAGGCTCGCAAGAACCGCGAGAATCTCTTTCTGATTGCCCGCACGGATGCAATCGCGCCGCACGGGCTCAAAGACGCGTTGTACCGCGCAGAACGTTACCTCAAAGCGGGCGCTGATGCCTTGTATTTCGACGGAGTGCGTAACATGAAAGAACTGAAAAAAGTTGGAAGCCAGTTTCGCGGCACTCCACTGGTCACTACGATTCTCGAAGGTGGAGGCGAGACGCCATGGGTTCCACCGAAAGAATTGTATGAAATCGGGTTCTCCATGATTCTCTATCCCACGACAATTCTCTTCCGGCTCACGAAGGCGATACAGCGAGCCTTGGCGGATCTAAAGGCAGGCAGGCAGATGCCGGAGAAAGATTCCGTCAGCATGCGCGAATTCGAAACCATTGTAGATCTCCCGTTTTGGGCTGTCATAGAAACTAAATTTCAGGGAGGCGGCAAAGAAGAAGGTGGCAGCCCAGTTCGCAAATTGATCGACAGCATCGCCGGTTGAACTGATCCGCACTGTATCTATAACGAATTATCTATAAGAACCGCTCCGCGCCCTCGCCCGCGTTCTTTGCTTATGCCTGGAAGGATCTCTCGTGTCACGTTGCCCTAGGGTTTGTTGTTATAACTGTCCAAAACCCGCGCGGGGGACGCGCCGCGGTCCCTTTGTGAGACTAATTCCGAGATCGACGGGTACTCTCGGCAGCTCTGCGATCTTCAGAATTCTTTTCACAGTGACCCACCCAATTGGTCAGGCATCCTAAGGAGATAGCTTTCATCGAGACGGAACAAGAGGTGCGAACAATGAGCCCTAAACTCAAGCCATCACTCTGGAAATTTGGAGGGCTCACACCCGTGAGCCTGGGCAGACAAGTCTGGGCACATATCGGAGAAGACGAAGTCACAGTACGATCTGCAGCGCTGGCCTACTACTTTGTACTGGCAGTGTTTCCGGCAATGCTGTTTCTGCTCTCGATACTGGGCTTCTTTGCAGGAGCAGGCACGCAGCTTCGCGACACGCTCTTCACGACGCTCGCCCGAGTACTCCCGGCGTCTGCTTCCGATCTGGTCCATAAGACTCTCGACGAAATCACCCGATCCAGCGGGGCCGGCAAGGCTGTCTTCGGCATCCTGGGCGCATTGTGGTCCGCTTCAAGCGGGGTTAGTGCAGTAATGGAAAGTCTCAACATCGCATATGACGTGAAAGAAGATCGTCCAATTTGGAAGCAGCGGGCCATCGCCATTGGCCTGACTATTGCTTTGGCCGTTCTGGTCCTGGCCGCCCTCGGACTCACGCTCTATGGAAGCGATGCTGCGGACTGGCTGAGTTCACACATGGGACTCGGGCAATTCGCCGTCATTTCGTGGAAGATCGTGCAATGGCCACTGGTGCTGGCGTGCATGTTCCTTGCCTTTGCCACTACCTATTACTTCGCTCCCAATCTTGAAGAACCAGAATGGCACTGGATCACTCCCGGTTCGGCTCTCGGTTTGATTTTCTGGATCGTTGCTTCCCTGGGCTTCAAATTGTATTTGCATTTTTTTAACTCTTACAGCAAGACCTACGGTTCAGTTGGCGCCGTGATGATTCTGTTGCTTTGGCTCTACATCACCGGCTTTGCCATCCTTGTGGGGGGCGAAGTCAACTCGGCTATTGGAAGGGCGGCAGATGCCCAGCTGAAGGCTCAGCAGAAGGATGAGGAAAGGCAGAAGCGAATCGAAGCAGGCTTGAAAGCTGCCTGAATATGTCTAACAGGCGCCGACTGACGGCCGTTCCGGGAGAAACGGGCGCTGGCTTGGAAGAAATCCCGGAAAAAGAAGGCGGGGCAATCCGAAGAAGGCGCGACCAGAAACAGGAAAGAGTTGTAGGAGAGGAGCTCCGATAAGCTTAGCGGATCCGTTCCCAACCAGCAATCCGCCATCTTCAATTCCCGATCCGGGTGGCGATGCTTCTTAAGCAGTGCCTCGCGTGCTTAGCCGACCCTTCAGAGGCGCCTGCTTGCCTCCGGGGAGAAACATCTGCAGGTCCTCTTGGCCGTACTGCTGTTCGTAACCGCACTCCGTGCATTCGAGCGAGGTCATTTGCACACCGCGGTTGAAAAGCTCGACGATAGCTTCGGATACATGCGGATCGGAAAGCCTCAGCCGGAAGTTACACGCAGGGCATACAAATCCACAAAAATCTTTGCCCCGGTTTCCCTTTTCGCGTCTTGCTGGGCGTTTCATGGCGCTTTGACCTCACATTACTTGGAACAATTTCATTGCGGATCTGCATGGCCAAGAGCATACAGCCTCGAATGAACTCTGATTTAAGACTACTGAAGTTTGACGCAGGTATCATCTCCTTTGGTTTTATTCGGGCAGCAGCGAAAAAGTGCGCCAATTTCTAAATCATTCTGCTTCGACCCTTCGCGAACGGAAAAATGATTTCAGTAGCTCAGAACATTCTGCCTCCAAAACGCCGCCAATAACCTCCATCCTATGGTTCAGACGAGGATGATTCAGCACGTTCATCACGGAGCTCACAGCTCCCGCCTTGGGATCACTCGCGCCATAGATCAGAGCTTTAAGACGCGCATGAACCAGAGCTCCGGCACACATCGCGCATGGTTCAATAATCACGTACATCTCGCATCCATCGAGCCGATGGTTTCCGAGCGCAGTTCCAGCAGCACGCAAGGCGACAATCTCTGCATGTGCGGAGGGGTCATGATCACGCAAGTTCCTATTTTCGCCAGCAGCGATCAGCTCATCGCTGCGGACAATGATGGCTCCTACCGGCACTTCGCCCACTAATTGCGCGGCTTTGGCTTGTTCAATAGCGCGCCTCATCCATGATTCGTGCTCGGAAGACATTGAGGCGATTGTAAAGCGTGGTTCTGCCGCTCGCGTTGAAGAGTCCAGGAGCGTGGGCAAAACATTCGTGCCGGGCCTCGCGGCACCCAAACCGACGGCCAGCGCAGGAGGCGCCAAATCTGACAGCCAAACATGAAATGCTGGGTTGACGTGTATACAAGGCGAGCCCCGGAAGGACGACACATTCCCACCAGTAAGTGTCGTGCTTGAACAGGACTGAATTCCGGAACGCTGGATGTATATCGTGAGACGCGGCACTCCACACGCACGCAAACCCCATTGCCGCCAACGCATGTTAACTCTCTATTAAACGGCAACAAACCAGCCCGATTCTCTGTAAACCAGCGAAATCCGCAGCTCTGCTCGCTGCTGGGCATAATTTCTAAATTTCATATGGAGGCAAACCCCGCTTTGGTAACTATTCTCTAACTGCCAATGGTGACAGTTCGCGTGCGCCACTCGGGCTGAATCACGCACCCACGATGTCCGGCAAAACCGGCCGGGCGAGAGAGATCAAGAGGAGTAGCTCATGAAGAAAATGTTCCTTACATGCTCTGCATTGCTGCTGTCTGCCGGCATCGCTATCGGCCAGACATCCAGTACAACCGACCCCAACAGTCAGAACCAAACACCGGCTGCGAGCAGTTCGACCAGTCAGAATCCATCGTCGACTTCGAGCACGACCCCATCGACGAGTAGCAGCAGCTCGGATATGAACCAGTCAGCTACGCCGTCGAGCACAAGCCAGTCCAGCGCAACGCCGACCAACACGGCGCCCAGCGCGACCTCTGGTCAGACGTCGACGACCCCGGCTGCAACCGATCAGACTTCGAGCCAGGCGAATCCGACCGCGGCTCCTTCGAGCACAAGCGATCAGAGCGCAGCCACGGCTCCCAGCGCCACTTCGAGCTCAAGCTCGACCAGCGCAACGCCCAGCAGCAACGCTGCCGCGCCATCTGCTTCTTCATCTTCAACCAGCACAACCGATCAGACTGCGCCCGCTGCCTCCAGCACGACCACCGGCAGCAACGCTGCTGATCAGTCTGCCGCGAGCACGCAGTCGAACGCTGCCAGTGCAGATCAGAACGCTAATGCCAGTAACAACGCCAACTCCGCCAGCCAGAACGCCGGCAACACCAGCGGACTGCCACAAACGGCTTCTCCGCTCCCGCTGCTCGGCCTGCTCGGATTCGGCTCATTCCTGACGGGACTAGTTGCACGTTTCCGTAAGTAATGCGGATCACAAAACCAGAACGCCTGAGACGAAAGTCTCGGGCGTTATTTTTTGGGCTGACGCACACTGAAATCCGGCATGCACATAATTCAACTCGCCGAATGGCGGTACTCTGTGTGGATTCCACGCCATGGCCTGCTCTAAATTCATGCCACAACTTGCTTCACCCAATCACTCGATGGCTCGATTACCCGATCCAACTGACCCGATATACTGCTTTCAATGTCATTCGAAGAAAGTCAATATCAGCTCCGTCGCGAGAAGCTGAAGCAGATCGAGGCGCTGGGACAGCAGAGCTATCCTCGGAAATTTGAGTTCACGCATTCCATTCCGGAAATTGTTGCCAAGTATTCCGACTTCACCTGCGAGCAACTGGACCCCGATCGCGTCAATGTGCGCGTTGCGGGTCGACTTATGTCGATACGTGGACAAGGGAAGGCAGGATTCGCGCATCTGCAGCAGGCGGGCCAGCGGCTCCAAATCTACGTGAAGCTCGATTTTGTCGGCGAAAAGGGTTTTCAACTCTACAAGCTGCTCGACCTTGGCGACTTCGTTGGAGTCAGCGGTTATCTCTTCCGCACCAAAACGAATGAACTATCAGTGCACGTGGAACAGATCACATTTCTGGCGAAGGATCTGCTCCCGCTTCCGGAGAAGTATCACGGACTGTCGGATGTTGAACTGCGCTATCGTCAGCGCTACGTTGACCTCAATATGAATCCAGAGGTGCGCGATGTGTTCGTTGCGCGCAGCAAACTGGTGAAGGCGATTCGGTCGTTCCTCGATGCGCGCGGCTACATCGAAGTCGAGACGCCGATGATGCAACCGATTGCGGGCGGAGCAGTGGCGCGTCCCTTCATCACGCACCACAACACGCTCGATATCGACCTTTACCTGCGCATCGCGCCGGAACTCTATCTGAAGCGACTAATTGTCGGCGGGCTTGATCGCGTTTACGAGATCAATCGCAACTTTCGCAACGAGGGCATCTCTACCCAGCATAATCCTGAATTCACGATGCTCGAGTTCTATCAGGCATACGCCGACTACCACGACTTAATGACACTCACCGAGCAGATGCTGGCGCATGTTGCGCGCGAGGTGAATGGGAGCACTGTGGTCCCTTATCAGGGACGGGAGATCGATTTCGGGAATTGGCAGCGCCTATCGATGAGAGAAGCGATCATCAAATTCTGGCCCGAAAGCTGTGCGCCTGCACCGCAGATGTTGGATTTTGCCGATGCCAGTTCAGTGCGAAAGCTAGTGGAACGGTTGAACGCCCGGCACGCTCCGCATATGCCGTACGATCCGACAGAACCGGCGGGGAAGAGCATCGGCAACATGTTCGAAGCGGTCGCCGAAGAACATTTGTGGCAGCCGACGATTCTCTACGACTTCCCGGTCGCGATCTCCCCGCTATCGAAGAACAAGAAAGACGAACCCGACTGGGTAGAGCGTTTCGAGATCTTCGTTGGCGGCCTGGAGATCGGAAATGCTTTCAGCGAGCTGAACGATCCTGAAGAGCAACGGCGCCGATTCGAGCAGCAGCTCTCGGAGAAAGCGCGTGGCGATGAGGAAGCTCACGCCATGGACGAAGATTACATTCGTGCGCTCTCGTATGGCATGCCCCCAACAGGCGGCGAAGGAATCGGCATTGATCGTCTGACGATGCTGCTGACCGATTCGAAATCGATCCGCGATGTGATCCTGTTCCCTCTTCTGAGGCCGCAGAAGCAGGAGGAAGATGTGTTGCAGGAAGCGACGGGCACGGGTGCCTAGTCGTACTTATTTCGAAGATGTTGAGTCTTCGGTATTGGGGAAGTGATTTCATGTGTGCCGTCGAGCCAAGGACAATAGTCTCTTTTTTGAGTTCAGCGGCTTCAGTCAGAAGCCGTTTTAAAAGGAGATTAAGGTAAGCCTTCATTCGCACGGATACTATCCGTGCCTCTTGCTAGACCATTTACATTAATCAAGGACATTGCTAGCGTGGGCTTTGCGTTTGATTCTGAAACTCGACGACGACTTGGCTATCGGCTGATCGATCACATCGACCGCTACTTCGAGTCGCTGCCAACGCGTCCGGTGCAGCTGCCCGAAGAGCAACGCACGTTTAGTCAACTGACTAACATCCTGCCTGAATTTGGCGAGGATGCTGCGCAGGTGCTCGACGACGTTTGCGCGGAGCTCGTGGACAAAGGATTCCACGTTCCGGCAGCGAACTACTTTGGCCTGATGAACCCCACGCCGGCATATATGGCGGTTCTGGCCGAAGCATTCGTCGCTGCTATTAATCCGCAGCTTGCAACGCTTGCGCGTTCACAACTTGCCTCCAAGATCGAGCAAGAGATGGTTCGCTGGATCGGCGAGCGCGTCGGATGGAATCGTGCTTTCGGAGGAACCTTCACCAGCGGTGGCAACGAAGCCAACTTCTCTGCGTTGGCGCTGGCGTTAACAGCAAACTTTCCAAGTTTCGTGAACGACGGCGCCCGTTCAATCGGTGGAGCTCCCGTCGTTTATGCCTCCTCGGAAGCTCATCACTCGCTGGACAAATCGACCGGACTACTCGGCATTGGACGCAGGGCCGTGAGGCGCGTCGACGTCACCCATCGCATTCAGATGGACGTCGACCAGCTCGGGCGCGCGGTTCGCGAAGACTTGGCGGCGGGAAATCTACCCTTCTGCGTGGTCGCGACGGCAGGCACGACGAACTCCGGCGCTATCGACGATCTCCCAGCGATCGCCGAATTTTGCCGTGAGCACAAGTTATGGATGCACGTCGATGGGGCCTATGGCGCCGCAGCGATCTTCAGCGAGAAGCATCGCAGCATTGTGCGCGGAATCGAGCACGCAGACTCGGTTACAGTCGACCCGCATAAATGGCTGGCAATGCCGTTTGCCGCCGGAGTTGTCCTCACGTCGCATCCGGAGTTGCTGAAAGCGACCTTCAGTGTGACAACGCCCTACATGCCGAAGCTGAACACGCCGCTTCCACCGGAGAACTTCGCCATCAGCACGCAGTGGACCCGACGCATGAATTCCCTGAAGCTGTGGCTCACGCTCAAAGTCCATGGACGCGCGGCCTATGAAGAGCACATCGATCGCCAAATTGAACTCGCACGGTGGTTCGAGCGACAAGTCGCGGACTCCCCATACCTGAGGCTGTTCGCGCCGCCCATGCTACCAATATTTAACTTTTGCTTGA
This region of Acidobacteriota bacterium genomic DNA includes:
- the lysS gene encoding lysine--tRNA ligase; the encoded protein is MSFEESQYQLRREKLKQIEALGQQSYPRKFEFTHSIPEIVAKYSDFTCEQLDPDRVNVRVAGRLMSIRGQGKAGFAHLQQAGQRLQIYVKLDFVGEKGFQLYKLLDLGDFVGVSGYLFRTKTNELSVHVEQITFLAKDLLPLPEKYHGLSDVELRYRQRYVDLNMNPEVRDVFVARSKLVKAIRSFLDARGYIEVETPMMQPIAGGAVARPFITHHNTLDIDLYLRIAPELYLKRLIVGGLDRVYEINRNFRNEGISTQHNPEFTMLEFYQAYADYHDLMTLTEQMLAHVAREVNGSTVVPYQGREIDFGNWQRLSMREAIIKFWPESCAPAPQMLDFADASSVRKLVERLNARHAPHMPYDPTEPAGKSIGNMFEAVAEEHLWQPTILYDFPVAISPLSKNKKDEPDWVERFEIFVGGLEIGNAFSELNDPEEQRRRFEQQLSEKARGDEEAHAMDEDYIRALSYGMPPTGGEGIGIDRLTMLLTDSKSIRDVILFPLLRPQKQEEDVLQEATGTGA
- a CDS encoding ribonuclease BN encodes the protein MSPKLKPSLWKFGGLTPVSLGRQVWAHIGEDEVTVRSAALAYYFVLAVFPAMLFLLSILGFFAGAGTQLRDTLFTTLARVLPASASDLVHKTLDEITRSSGAGKAVFGILGALWSASSGVSAVMESLNIAYDVKEDRPIWKQRAIAIGLTIALAVLVLAALGLTLYGSDAADWLSSHMGLGQFAVISWKIVQWPLVLACMFLAFATTYYFAPNLEEPEWHWITPGSALGLIFWIVASLGFKLYLHFFNSYSKTYGSVGAVMILLLWLYITGFAILVGGEVNSAIGRAADAQLKAQQKDEERQKRIEAGLKAA
- a CDS encoding 2,3-dimethylmalate lyase, with the translated sequence MGKNGIRRRTWRELLRLHHPLQLPAAHDALAARLIEQAGFPAYQIGGFAVDGARFGLPDIDLTRFAEKFAAVREIMAISDLPVLVDADDGYGDAKNVSHTIHLYESIGASALFIEDQQPPKRCGHMAGKKVVAAEYMENKIRAAVEARKNRENLFLIARTDAIAPHGLKDALYRAERYLKAGADALYFDGVRNMKELKKVGSQFRGTPLVTTILEGGGETPWVPPKELYEIGFSMILYPTTILFRLTKAIQRALADLKAGRQMPEKDSVSMREFETIVDLPFWAVIETKFQGGGKEEGGSPVRKLIDSIAG
- a CDS encoding tRNA adenosine(34) deaminase TadA — translated: MSSEHESWMRRAIEQAKAAQLVGEVPVGAIIVRSDELIAAGENRNLRDHDPSAHAEIVALRAAGTALGNHRLDGCEMYVIIEPCAMCAGALVHARLKALIYGASDPKAGAVSSVMNVLNHPRLNHRMEVIGGVLEAECSELLKSFFRSRRVEAE